Proteins from a single region of Mytilus trossulus isolate FHL-02 chromosome 2, PNRI_Mtr1.1.1.hap1, whole genome shotgun sequence:
- the LOC134705222 gene encoding acetylcholine receptor subunit alpha-like, with protein sequence MKIQNGGCVVILIILVSILRESYSISYRNFEKFFKNITGGKNINLRPVLDHKSKVNISIYFHLIYIQEFNEVEGKLSLTGYFNISWVDQTIPWNSTENGIEQFTLQEHIIWKPSFIIGNPYDGVKLIYRDENVIRVQSNGVVTWTTGDNYEVFCNADVSRYPFDTQVCNLEILPWGYTNEEIVVVPIFDFVVHEMLNPQKTWEFIGSSVTKRKDLQLLTYSMKLKRHSMFFVFNLILPISMMIILNIFVFLLPTESGERVGYAVTVLLAIAVFLTISSENLPATSIPRLSSISILLFADVCISAFIVIMVILSSRYYHRKREYPVTKFMRGFVNASRIVRCKMCCSRRKKEKYSAKEKEEEIEWTDVGKEIDMVCSIFITVVILIVNALYIIDVAV encoded by the coding sequence ATGAAGATTCAAAATGGTGGATGTGTAGTAATTTTGATAATACTAGTATCAATTTTGAGAGAAAGTTATTCGATATCTTATAGGAATTTTGAAAAGTTCTTCAAAAATATAACCGGTggtaaaaacataaatttgcGGCCAGTCCTTGACCATAAATCGAAAgtgaatatttctatttattttcatttaatatatatccAGGAATTTAATGAAGTTGAGGGAAAATTAAGTTTAACCGGATACTTTAATATAAGTTGGGTTGATCAGACTATACCTTGGAATAGCACAGAAAATGGAATCGAACAATTTACTCTCCAAGAGCATATAATTTGGAAACCATCTTTTATTATTGGAAATCCATATGATGgtgtaaagttaatttatagagACGAAAATGTGATAAGAGTACAGAGTAATGGTGTTGTTACGTGGACCACTGGAGATAATTATGAGGTATTTTGTAATGCAGACGTTTCGAGGTATCCATTTGATACACAGGTTTGCAATCTTGAGATATTACCATGGGGATATACAAATGAGGAAATAGTCGTTGTACCGATTTTCGACTTTGTTGTGCACGAGATGTTAAATCCACAAAAAACATGGGAATTTATTGGTTCAAGTGTTACAAAACGAAAAGACCTTCAACTTCTAACATATTCAATGAAACTAAAACGCCATTCCatgtttttcgtttttaacCTGATTCTCCCAATCAGTATGatgattattttaaacatttttgtgtttttacttccAACAGAAAGCGGAGAAAGAGTTGGATATGCTGTAACTGTTCTTTTGGCAATCGCAGTTTTCTtgactatttcatctgaaaatctTCCCGCAACTTCAATTCCACGATTGTCTTCAATATCTATTCTTTTATTTGCCGATGTTTGCATTAGTGCTTTCattgttatcatggttattttaAGCTCACGATATTATCATCGGAAGCGTGAATATCCAGTTACTAAGTTTATGCGGGGATTTGTAAATGCTTCAAGAATAGTACGCTGTAAGATGTGTTGTTCTAGGAGAAAAAAGGAAAAGTATAGTGCAAAGGAAAAGGAAGAGGAAATTGAATGGACCGATGTCGGAAAGGAAATTGACATGGTATGCAGTATATTCATTACTGTTGTGATTTTAATTGTCAATGCTTTGTATATCATAGATGTCGCAGTGTGA